The Arthrobacter zhaoxinii sequence GGGCGGTCACCGGCCCGGGCGGGCAGGAAATGGAGTATGCCAACTTCATCGCACCGGCGCTGCTGGCAGTCTCCGCGATGAACGGCGCGGTGTATGACTCCACCATGAACGTGTTCTTCAAGCTCAACTACGCCCGCCTCTACGAGGGCATGCTCTCGACGCCGCTGGGTCCGCTGGACGTGGCGATGGGGGAGATCTTCCTGGCCCTGCTCCGCGGTGCGCTCTATGCCACCGGCTTTACCGCCGTGATGGGCGCGATGGGACTGATCACCTCGCCCTGGGCGCTGCTGATGATTCCGGCAGCCGTGGTGATCGCGTTCGGCTTCGCCTCCTTCGGGATGGCCGTGACCAGTTACATGAAGACGTTCCAGCAAATGGACTGGATCCAAATGATCATGCTGCCCATGTTCCTGCTCTCTGCCACCTTCTACCCGCTGAGTGTCTACCCCGAGGCGGTGCAGTCGGTGATCCAGGCGCTGCCGCTCTGGCACGGCGTGGAACTGCTCCGGCAGATCAGCGTGGGCATCTTCAGCTGGGGGACGGCAGGGCATCTGCTCTACTTCGTGGTGATGATCGTCCTGGGCCTGACCTTGACCACAAACAGGCTCCGGGTGCTGTTTTTGAAGTAGGCGTCGGGTCAGCCGGCCAGCTGCTCATATTTGCGGGTGAAGATCCCGGCCAGGCGGTCATTGAACAGCACGAACTCCGCGCGCTTCAACGTCCCCGGGGTGTGGTCCAGGACCTCCTGCAGCCCGATGCCGGCCACGGTCTCCGGGTCCCAGCCGTAAATGCCGGCGCTCACGGCCGGGAAGGAAATGCTCTGGGCGCCCAGCTCCTCGGCTGCGGCCAGGGCGGTGCGGAAGCAGGACCTCAGCAGTTCCGGGTCCGTTTCGCCTGCCCCGGCATTGGGCCCCACGGTGTGCACCACCCACCGGGCGGGCAGGTCGAACGCCTCGGTAGCCACGGACAGGCCGGTGGGCAGCCCCTGCGGCAGTGACGTCTTCCGCAGTTCCCTGCAGGCAGCGAGCAGCTTCGGGCCGGCGGCACGGTGGATGGCCCCGTCCACTCCGCCGCCGCCCAGCAGGGATGAGTTGGCCGCGTTGACGATGACGTCGGTATCCCGCCGGGTGATGTCGCCGGTGGCAATGGTGATCTGCATCGAGCCAGTCTGCCACTGCCGCGGGCCTGCTGCCACCGCGTGCGGAAGCAGGCGCAGGCGCGCAGAGCGAACACGGCACCGGGCACCTGTCTGAGTTTGAGAGAATAAAACCATGCAGTCGATCCGAAACGGCAAGACGCCGTCGTCCTCGTCCACGCCCGGCCGCGGCATCAGCCGCAGGATGGGCTCCACGGGCATCGTCGTGATGCTCATTGTCTTCCTGGTGGCGGTGGTTTTCGCCGCCAACCAGAATGACGTCATTGGCTGGCTGGTGGTCATCGTGTCCCTGGGCTGGCTGTTCCTCGCCACGTTCGTGGTCTTCTCCGTTCGGGGCGCCACCCGCAAGGCCACCGCAAAGCTTGCCGGTGCCGCCGCCGGCGCTGCTCCCCGCAGCGGAGTGCAGGTTGTGGATGAAAGCACCACCGTCCGTGACCGGAAACTGGACCACAGCTTCAAGATCATCCAGGTCCAGGCCAAGGTCATTACGGAGAACCTGGACACCGACCGGGAAATGGTCGACCGTGCCCTGGAGACCATCGAAATCACGGCGTCCAACGGCCGTGGCATGATCAAGAAGAACGACGGCGGGCCGGTCGAAGGCACCATCGTCGACTAGTTTCCCTCCACCGCCGGCGGAACCGCAGCACCGCTGCCCGCCGGATCCGCGTTTCGGGATGAACAGCTACTGAGGAGTATGGTTATTCGCGTGAGTTCGGCATCGACAGGGACTATGGACAGTTCCGGGAAAGCACTGCGCATTGCGTCTGTGAATGTCAACGGCATCCGCGCCGCCTACAAGCGGGGAATGGCCGATTGGCTCGCAGCCCGCGATCTGGACATCCTGTGCCTGCAGGAGGTGCGCGCGCCCGACGCCATCCTGAAGGACCTGCTCGGTGATACCTGGCACGTCCAGCACGCCGAATGCCTCGATGCCAAGGGCCGTGCCGGCGTCGCCATCGCTTCCCGCACCGCGCCGGTGGCGGTCCGCGAACACATCGGCGACGAGTACTTCGCACGCTCCGGCCGCTGGGTTGAGGCAGACTTCAAGGTTTCCGTGGAGGGTGAGGAGAAAATCCTCACCGTCGTCAGTGCGTACGTCCATTCAGGCGAGGTGGACACCCCCAAGCAGGTGGACAAGTACCGCTTCCTCGACACCATGGCCGCCCGGCTGCCCGCCCTGGCGCAGTCCAGCGACTTCGTGCTGGTGGTCGGTGACCTGAACGTGGGCCACACGCCCTTGGATATCAAGAACTGGAAGGGCAACGTCAAGCGCGCCGGTTTCCTCCCCGAGGAACGTGCCTACTTTGACCGCTTCTTCGGCGAGGAAATCGGCTACACGGATGTGCACCGTTCCCTGGCCGGCGAGGTCAACGGACCCTACACCTGGTGGTCCTGGCGCGGACAGGCGTTCGACAACGACTCCGGCTGGCGGATCGATTACCACATGGCCACTCCGGAGCTGGCGGCACGGGCTGCCAACGCCGTCGTTGACCGCGCACCTACCTACGACTCCCGCTTCTCAGACCACGCTCCAGTAGTGATCGACTA is a genomic window containing:
- a CDS encoding exodeoxyribonuclease III, with the translated sequence MDSSGKALRIASVNVNGIRAAYKRGMADWLAARDLDILCLQEVRAPDAILKDLLGDTWHVQHAECLDAKGRAGVAIASRTAPVAVREHIGDEYFARSGRWVEADFKVSVEGEEKILTVVSAYVHSGEVDTPKQVDKYRFLDTMAARLPALAQSSDFVLVVGDLNVGHTPLDIKNWKGNVKRAGFLPEERAYFDRFFGEEIGYTDVHRSLAGEVNGPYTWWSWRGQAFDNDSGWRIDYHMATPELAARAANAVVDRAPTYDSRFSDHAPVVIDYQF
- a CDS encoding O-acetyl-ADP-ribose deacetylase: MQITIATGDITRRDTDVIVNAANSSLLGGGGVDGAIHRAAGPKLLAACRELRKTSLPQGLPTGLSVATEAFDLPARWVVHTVGPNAGAGETDPELLRSCFRTALAAAEELGAQSISFPAVSAGIYGWDPETVAGIGLQEVLDHTPGTLKRAEFVLFNDRLAGIFTRKYEQLAG
- a CDS encoding ABC transporter permease codes for the protein MSIENRTAPTVLVPQDRFLGSLYGRNIRAVIARGLKATWGTNWSIMVSGFVEPVLYLVAMGIGLGALVGAVTGPGGQEMEYANFIAPALLAVSAMNGAVYDSTMNVFFKLNYARLYEGMLSTPLGPLDVAMGEIFLALLRGALYATGFTAVMGAMGLITSPWALLMIPAAVVIAFGFASFGMAVTSYMKTFQQMDWIQMIMLPMFLLSATFYPLSVYPEAVQSVIQALPLWHGVELLRQISVGIFSWGTAGHLLYFVVMIVLGLTLTTNRLRVLFLK